One region of Mesobacillus boroniphilus genomic DNA includes:
- the yfmH gene encoding EF-P 5-aminopentanol modification-associated protein YfmH — MEKITFEQLQEEMYYEKLNNGLDVYILPKKGFNKTYATFTTKYGSIDNHFLPPGKDEYVKVPDGIAHFLEHKLFEKEDGDVFQQFSKQGASANAFTSFTRTAYLFSSTSNVDKNLETLIDFVQEPYFTEKTVEKEKGIIGQEITMYDDNPDWRLYFGLIQNMYKNHPVSIDIAGTIESISHITKDMLYECYETFYHPSNMLFFVVGPVNPEEIMGLIKDNQGKKEYKNKPEIKRIFEEEQAGVAEKKQVLKMNVQTSKCLFGIKAADPTESGKELLKKELSINVMLDILFGKSSENYTELYGSGLIDDTFSYDYTEEQGFGFAMVGGDTNEPDELASKLEAMLMDAKAGKGLTDDNLERTKKKKIGAFLRAVNSPEYIANQFTRYAFNDMDLFDVVPVLESLKLDDLKQAANKLIAEERFTVCQVIPKDKQ; from the coding sequence ATGGAGAAGATCACTTTTGAACAGCTTCAGGAAGAAATGTACTACGAAAAGCTGAATAATGGGCTCGATGTATACATTCTTCCAAAAAAAGGCTTCAATAAAACATATGCTACGTTTACAACGAAATACGGGTCGATCGATAATCACTTCCTTCCACCGGGAAAGGATGAATATGTGAAGGTACCCGACGGCATCGCCCATTTCCTTGAGCATAAATTGTTTGAAAAGGAAGATGGGGACGTGTTCCAGCAGTTCAGCAAGCAGGGTGCTTCTGCGAACGCATTCACATCTTTCACTAGGACAGCTTATTTGTTCTCCAGTACATCTAATGTAGACAAAAACCTGGAAACACTGATCGACTTCGTTCAGGAACCGTATTTTACCGAGAAAACAGTTGAAAAGGAAAAGGGAATCATCGGGCAGGAGATCACCATGTACGATGACAATCCTGATTGGAGACTGTATTTTGGCCTGATACAGAATATGTATAAGAACCACCCGGTAAGCATAGATATCGCGGGTACAATCGAGTCGATTTCTCATATTACGAAAGATATGCTGTATGAGTGCTATGAAACCTTTTACCATCCAAGCAATATGTTATTCTTCGTAGTTGGTCCAGTTAATCCTGAAGAAATCATGGGCTTGATAAAAGATAACCAGGGGAAGAAGGAATACAAAAACAAACCTGAAATCAAGCGGATATTTGAAGAGGAACAGGCTGGAGTAGCTGAAAAGAAACAGGTCCTTAAAATGAATGTCCAGACGTCCAAGTGCCTTTTTGGAATCAAGGCGGCTGACCCAACTGAGTCGGGCAAAGAATTGTTGAAAAAAGAGCTGTCTATCAATGTAATGCTTGATATTCTCTTTGGTAAAAGTTCTGAGAACTACACCGAGTTATATGGCTCGGGGCTAATCGATGATACATTTTCTTATGATTATACCGAAGAACAGGGCTTTGGGTTTGCTATGGTTGGCGGAGATACGAATGAGCCTGATGAACTCGCCAGCAAGCTTGAAGCAATGCTAATGGATGCAAAAGCGGGCAAAGGATTGACAGATGACAATCTTGAAAGGACGAAAAAGAAAAAAATAGGAGCCTTCCTCAGGGCTGTTAATTCACCGGAATATATAGCTAATCAGTTTACACGCTACGCATTTAACGATATGGATTTATTTGATGTTGTTCCGGTACTTGAAAGCCTTAAGCTAGACGATCTCAAGCAGGCAGCAAATAAGTTGATTGCCGAAGAACGGTTCACAGTTTGCCAGGTGATCCCAAAGGATAAGCAATAA
- the ymfI gene encoding elongation factor P 5-aminopentanone reductase — translation MKKFALVTGASGAIGKAISMKLASAGYSLYLHFNQNEKGIEEVVRQIGQFGGEYIPIKANLASKSGYMELAANIFSLDAIVHNAGNALYGLLEDLEEVDAEELIQIHITSPLMLTKKLIPKLRQKERGSIVIVSSIWGQTGASYEVAYSTVKGAQIAFAKALSKELAISNIRVNAVAPGAIQTPMVEGFSQEEIETIAEDIPSGRLGTAEEVANGVEFLLSEKSSYITGQVLAVNGGWLT, via the coding sequence ATGAAAAAATTTGCGCTCGTAACTGGAGCGAGTGGAGCAATAGGTAAGGCGATTTCCATGAAGCTTGCATCAGCAGGTTATTCGCTATATTTGCACTTTAACCAGAACGAAAAAGGAATAGAAGAAGTTGTCCGGCAAATTGGCCAGTTTGGTGGTGAATATATACCGATCAAGGCAAACCTGGCATCTAAGTCAGGTTACATGGAATTGGCCGCAAATATCTTTTCTCTTGATGCAATTGTACATAATGCAGGCAATGCCTTATATGGTCTTCTTGAGGATTTAGAGGAAGTGGATGCAGAGGAACTCATACAGATTCACATTACGTCCCCCTTGATGCTTACGAAAAAGCTTATTCCTAAATTACGGCAAAAAGAAAGAGGGAGTATTGTGATAGTGTCATCGATCTGGGGACAGACAGGCGCATCATATGAAGTAGCCTATTCGACTGTGAAAGGCGCTCAAATAGCCTTCGCTAAAGCACTGAGCAAAGAGTTGGCAATTTCCAATATAAGGGTGAACGCCGTAGCGCCAGGTGCCATTCAAACCCCCATGGTTGAAGGTTTTTCCCAGGAGGAAATCGAGACCATCGCCGAAGATATTCCATCAGGCCGTCTGGGAACAGCTGAAGAAGTAGCAAATGGTGTGGAGTTCCTATTATCTGAAAAATCCTCCTATATAACCGGACAGGTACTGGCGGTGAATGGTGGCTGGTTAACTTGA
- a CDS encoding DUF3243 domain-containing protein — MSVLDNWNQWKDFLGDRLHQAQDQGMNKEVMGDLAYQIGDYLAKNVDPKNEQERVLADLWSVASPDEQHAIATMMVKLVQNNGANQ, encoded by the coding sequence ATGTCTGTATTGGATAATTGGAATCAGTGGAAGGATTTCTTGGGAGACCGCCTTCATCAGGCGCAGGACCAGGGAATGAATAAAGAAGTAATGGGAGACCTTGCCTACCAAATCGGGGACTATCTTGCTAAGAATGTCGATCCTAAAAATGAGCAGGAAAGAGTCCTTGCAGATCTTTGGTCAGTTGCAAGCCCTGACGAACAGCATGCCATCGCAACAATGATGGTTAAACTCGTTCAAAACAACGGCGCTAATCAATAA
- a CDS encoding DUF3388 domain-containing protein, with amino-acid sequence MEKKEWYLEYEIVINRPGLLGDISSLLGMLSINIVTINGVDEGRRGLLILAKDDDQIERLESILNTMDTIRVIKIREPKLRDRMAVRHGRYIQRDADDKKTFRFVRDELGLLVDFMAELFKQEGHKLIGIRGMPRVGKTESVVASSVCANKRWLFVSSTLLKQTIRNQLIEDEYNAENLFIIDGIVSTRRANEKHWQLVREIMRLPAVKVVEHPDIFVQNTEYTMDDFDYIIELRNNPDEEIVYDMVQKNHMFTDSDFGGFDF; translated from the coding sequence ATGGAAAAGAAAGAATGGTACTTGGAATATGAAATTGTGATTAACCGTCCAGGACTGCTAGGTGATATATCCTCTTTGCTTGGTATGCTGTCAATCAATATTGTTACGATCAATGGAGTCGATGAAGGTAGGCGTGGTCTGTTGATCCTTGCGAAAGATGATGACCAAATTGAGAGATTAGAGTCAATTTTGAATACAATGGATACAATAAGGGTAATTAAAATCCGTGAACCTAAGCTTCGTGACCGGATGGCGGTCAGACACGGCAGGTACATACAGCGTGATGCAGATGATAAAAAAACATTCCGGTTTGTGAGGGATGAGCTTGGACTACTTGTAGATTTTATGGCAGAATTGTTTAAGCAGGAGGGGCACAAGCTGATCGGGATCCGCGGGATGCCGCGAGTTGGCAAGACAGAATCAGTCGTGGCTTCAAGTGTTTGTGCAAATAAACGCTGGCTGTTTGTTTCTTCAACATTATTGAAACAGACAATCCGTAACCAATTGATCGAAGATGAATACAACGCTGAAAATCTATTTATAATTGACGGGATCGTTTCCACAAGGAGGGCAAATGAAAAGCACTGGCAGCTTGTCAGGGAAATCATGCGCCTGCCTGCGGTGAAAGTTGTTGAACATCCAGATATTTTTGTCCAAAACACAGAATATACAATGGATGATTTTGATTATATTATCGAACTGCGTAATAATCCTGATGAAGAAATCGTTTATGACATGGTTCAGAAGAATCACATGTTCACCGATTCTGATTTTGGAGGATTTGATTTTTAA
- a CDS encoding RodZ domain-containing protein, whose amino-acid sequence MTELGNLLKEAREAKGLSLDELQSITKIQKRYLLGIEEGNYSMMPGKFYVRAFIKQYAEAVSLDPEQLFEQHKNEIPSTYNEELPEQLSRVQSRKSISPDTSKVLDILPKILIGVFIIASIALVWYLIVKSAGDETEQPANTDKGQTSFEETEEFADDSGEEDTGEEEDAAEEEPAEEEAEPETPAQELTVSSNSGSNTVYELKNADQFVIKIVSLGQTWVGLSNGSGKSIFQETLVKGENESRTEDLSNETQAVINIGRAPDTEIYVNDQKLEYAVPPEEDMTQVITIKFVK is encoded by the coding sequence GTGACTGAGTTAGGAAATTTATTAAAGGAAGCACGTGAAGCTAAGGGCCTCAGCCTGGACGAACTGCAGTCCATCACGAAAATACAGAAGCGCTACCTTCTTGGTATTGAAGAGGGCAATTACTCTATGATGCCAGGTAAGTTTTATGTCCGCGCATTCATTAAACAATATGCTGAAGCTGTTAGTCTTGATCCAGAACAGCTTTTTGAGCAGCACAAAAACGAAATCCCATCTACATACAACGAAGAGCTGCCTGAGCAGCTTTCCCGTGTCCAGTCGAGGAAAAGTATCTCTCCTGACACTTCTAAAGTCTTGGATATACTTCCTAAAATTTTGATTGGTGTTTTCATTATTGCTTCTATTGCCCTGGTTTGGTATCTAATTGTCAAGAGTGCCGGCGATGAAACTGAACAGCCTGCAAATACTGATAAAGGGCAAACAAGCTTTGAAGAGACTGAAGAGTTTGCAGATGATAGTGGTGAAGAGGATACAGGCGAGGAAGAAGATGCTGCTGAAGAGGAACCGGCTGAAGAAGAAGCCGAGCCTGAAACTCCTGCACAGGAGCTTACAGTTTCCTCCAATAGCGGCAGCAACACGGTATATGAACTCAAGAATGCGGATCAATTTGTCATTAAGATTGTATCACTAGGACAGACATGGGTTGGTCTTTCAAATGGCTCAGGAAAATCCATATTTCAGGAAACCCTTGTTAAAGGGGAGAATGAAAGCCGCACTGAGGACTTATCAAACGAGACCCAGGCAGTAATAAATATTGGACGGGCACCTGATACCGAAATCTATGTAAATGACCAAAAGCTTGAATATGCAGTACCGCCCGAAGAAGATATGACCCAAGTGATTACGATTAAGTTTGTTAAATAA
- the pgsA gene encoding CDP-diacylglycerol--glycerol-3-phosphate 3-phosphatidyltransferase, translating into MNLPNKITVSRILLIPLFMIIMIVPFSWGEIALLGTTMPVTHFVGALIYIFASVTDWVDGYLARKHNLVTNLGKFLDPLADKLLVSSALIVLVELGYAPAWIVIIIISREFAVTGLRLLLAGGGEVVAAKMPGKIKMWAQTVAISALLLHNIIFEAFSIPFADIALWVAMFFTIWSGWDYFAKNKQVFSNSK; encoded by the coding sequence ATGAACTTGCCAAATAAAATTACGGTTTCACGAATATTATTGATTCCGTTATTCATGATCATTATGATTGTCCCATTTTCATGGGGGGAAATCGCCTTACTTGGTACAACCATGCCGGTCACTCATTTTGTGGGAGCGCTAATATATATTTTTGCGTCTGTGACAGACTGGGTTGACGGTTATCTGGCACGAAAGCACAATTTAGTTACGAATCTTGGGAAGTTCCTCGATCCGCTTGCGGATAAACTGCTTGTCTCTTCTGCGCTGATTGTGTTGGTTGAACTGGGGTATGCCCCTGCGTGGATCGTCATTATTATTATCAGCCGGGAGTTTGCTGTGACAGGACTTCGTTTACTGCTTGCAGGCGGTGGTGAGGTAGTTGCAGCAAAAATGCCTGGCAAAATTAAAATGTGGGCACAAACAGTGGCGATTTCCGCCCTGTTGCTGCACAATATCATTTTTGAAGCATTCTCGATCCCGTTTGCAGATATTGCATTATGGGTGGCGATGTTCTTTACAATCTGGTCTGGATGGGATTACTTCGCTAAAAACAAGCAAGTGTTCAGTAATTCCAAATAA
- a CDS encoding competence/damage-inducible protein A: MNAEIIAVGSELLLGQIVNTNARFLSRQLADLGINVFYHTVVGDNPDRLKNAMGIARERAELIIFTGGLGPTKDDLTKDTIAAQLGKQLVLDEEAMTSIELYFEKTNRVMTENNRKQALVIEGSTVLKNDHGMAPGMFLATADNKYMLLPGPPSEMEPMFLKYGQAAISGMSGNQAKIESRVLRFFGIGEAALETKIEDLIDQQSNPTIAPLAGDGEVTLRLTARDDDNGTAQALIDKVEAEIMDRVGEYFYGYDETSLMLELSKLLKIKNLTLSAAESLTGGMFQQELTSVSGASSLFKGGLVCYSNEAKIGLVKVNPETIEKYGAVSGECAEELAMNAAALTNSDIGISFSGVAGPDSLEGHPPGTVFIGIHVKGLPVHSEKLTLSGSRTAIRKRAVKFGCQIIINRLSETRK, translated from the coding sequence ATGAATGCCGAAATCATTGCTGTGGGATCTGAATTGCTCCTTGGGCAAATCGTCAATACAAACGCCAGATTCCTTTCCCGGCAGCTTGCCGACCTGGGAATCAATGTTTTCTATCATACGGTCGTCGGGGATAATCCTGATAGGTTAAAGAACGCTATGGGAATTGCCCGGGAACGTGCAGAACTGATTATTTTCACGGGCGGATTGGGTCCGACTAAAGATGACCTGACAAAAGATACAATTGCTGCGCAGCTTGGAAAGCAGCTTGTTCTTGATGAAGAAGCGATGACGTCCATCGAATTGTATTTTGAAAAAACGAACAGGGTAATGACTGAGAATAACAGGAAGCAGGCACTGGTGATTGAGGGCTCAACTGTTCTGAAAAATGATCATGGCATGGCCCCGGGTATGTTCCTGGCAACTGCCGACAACAAGTACATGCTTCTGCCGGGACCTCCTTCTGAGATGGAGCCAATGTTCTTGAAATACGGCCAGGCGGCTATTTCAGGCATGTCCGGTAATCAGGCAAAAATTGAATCGAGAGTCTTGCGTTTTTTCGGAATCGGCGAGGCGGCCCTTGAAACGAAAATTGAAGATTTGATTGACCAGCAAAGCAATCCAACCATCGCCCCACTTGCTGGTGATGGGGAAGTTACACTAAGGCTTACAGCCAGGGACGATGACAATGGTACTGCTCAAGCATTGATTGATAAAGTGGAAGCGGAAATCATGGACAGAGTCGGTGAGTATTTTTATGGTTATGACGAAACCTCTTTAATGCTGGAACTTTCGAAACTATTGAAAATCAAAAACTTGACCCTATCAGCTGCTGAAAGCTTGACAGGCGGAATGTTCCAGCAGGAATTGACTTCTGTCTCCGGTGCTAGCAGCCTTTTCAAAGGCGGCTTAGTTTGTTACTCGAATGAAGCCAAGATAGGACTTGTTAAGGTGAATCCGGAAACAATTGAGAAGTATGGGGCTGTAAGCGGTGAATGTGCGGAAGAGCTGGCAATGAATGCTGCAGCGCTTACCAACTCTGATATCGGCATCAGCTTTAGCGGAGTGGCTGGTCCCGACAGCCTAGAAGGACATCCACCAGGCACGGTCTTTATTGGAATCCACGTAAAAGGCCTGCCAGTCCATTCAGAAAAACTAACCCTCAGCGGCTCCCGTACCGCTATCAGGAAAAGGGCAGTAAAGTTTGGCTGCCAGATCATAATTAATAGATTATCAGAAACACGGAAGTGA